The stretch of DNA ACGACGGTCTGGCCACCGCTGAACGGGGCTGGCTGGCTGACCTGCGGCTTCTCGTCGATCCGCACCGTCATCTTGCCGTGGGTGATCGCCGCCGGCCCGACGCGGACCGCCGAGTTGATGACGACCGTCCCGGTGCGCGCGTTGACGATCACCTTGGCGGACGGCTCGGCGGAAACGACGTCGAGATTCTCGATCGTCGACATGAGGGTCGCACGGATGTCGGCGCCGATCGGCGCACGCACCGCGACCGACACTGCGTCGATCGCCTGCGCGCTGCCGAAGCCCAATTTCGAGTTTATCGCGCCGGCGACGTTCTGCGCGGTGGTGAAGTCGGCGCGCACGAGATTGAAGGTCAGCGTCGGCGCGCTGTCGAACCCGGTCGCGACCGCGCGCTCGACGGTGGCGCCTTCGGGAATGCGGCCGGTCGAGGGAACGTTGACGACGATCTTCGACCCGTCCGCGCCTTCTGCCCCCAGCCCGCCGACCGCGAGGTTGCCCTGCGCCATCGCGTAGATCTGGTTATCCGCGCCGAGCAACGGGGTCATGATCAGGCTGCCGCCACGAAGCGATTTGGCCTTGCCCATCGACGCGACCGTGATGTCCAGCCGCTGGCCGGGCTTGGCGAACGGCGGCAGTTCGGCAGTGATCATCACGACCGCGGCGTTCTTCATGCCGGGGTTCGCGTTCGGCGGCAGCTGCAGGCCGAAGCGCGAGACGACCGCCTTCAACGACTGCACGGTGTATTCGAGATTGTCGTCGCCGGTGCCGGGCAGGCCGACGACGATGCCGTAGCCGGTGAGCTGGTTCGACCGGATCCCCTGGAACCCGCCCAGGTCCTTGATCCGGTCGGCGGAGGCCGGCGCGGCGATGAGGAGCGATACCAGCGCGAGCACCACCCATCCTGCCGTTCGTATCGAGTAGAGACCGAGCGTGTCGAGGGCTCGTATCAAGATACAGGTCCCTCGATACGCCATCTCGACAAGCTCGGCGGCTACTCGGGACGAACGGAATTTCGGGCGGAATGTGCGCGCGCGCATGAGCATTACCATCAAAACGGGCTGACGACGGAGAAGAAGCGGCCGAGCCACCCCTGGCGGCCGGCGCGGGCGACGTCGCCCTTGCCGGTGTACGAGATCTGCGCATCGGCCACGCGCGTCGACAGCACGCGGTTGTCGCGGTCGACGTCGGCGGTGCGGACCAGGCCCTTGATCTTCAGGAACTCGTCGCCGCGGTTGAGCGTCACGCGCTTCTGGCCCTGCACGAGCATCGTACCGTTGGGATAAACCGCCGCCACCGTCACGCTGACCTCGCCCGACAGCGAGTTCGCCTGGTCGGCGGCGCCGGTGCCGTTGAAGGTCCGCCCGCCGCTGATCGTCGCGTCGGTCCTGCCGAACAGGTTGAGCGCGCCGGTGGTCGGCGGCGTGATGCTGCCCGAACCGTTGCTGTCCAGTTTCGAGCCCGACGATTTCGAGGCCGCCGTGCGCTCGACCAGCACGATCGTCAGCGGATCGCCGACCTTCCGCGCGCGCCAGCCTTCATAGAGCGCGGCGTAGCCGTCCTGCGCCTGGAAGATCGAGCCGGTCGCGACGACGGGTACCGGCTGAACCGGCAAGGGACGCGCGACCGAAAAATCCTCGGGCGGCGCCTTCTTGCCGAAGAGGCTCGCCTCCGCGGACGACGCGCCAAGCCCTGCGATGACGAGCGTGCCGGCGATTGCGGCGATCTGGGCGGTGCGCATCACAGGTTCTGGTTGACGTATTTGAGCATGTCGTCGGTCGCCGAGATCATCTTCGAATTGACCTCGTACGCGCGCTGCGTCTCGATCATGTCGACCAGTTCCTCGACGACGTTGACGTTCGACGCCTCGAGCATGCCCTGCTTGATGCCGCCACGACCGTCCTGCCCCGCGATGCCGACATTCGCCGCGCCGCTCGCCGCGGTCTCGACCAGGTAATTGTCGCCCGTCGCCTGGAGGCCTGCGCCGTTCGGGAAGCTGGCGACCTGGATCTGGCCGATCTGCGATGCTTCGGTCTGGCCGGGCACGGTCGCCGAGACCGTGCCGTCGCGGCCGATCGTGATCCCGGTCGTCCCCTCGGGGACGGTGATGCCGGGCTGCACCTGATAGCCTTCGCTGGTGACCAGCAGGCCCTCGGCCGAGCGCGAGAAATTGCCGGCGCGGGTGTAGCCGAGCGTACCGCCGGGCATCTGCACCTGGAAATAGCCGTCGCCGTCGAGCGCGAGGTCGAGGCTGTTGCCGGTCGTCTGCATCGCGCCCTGCGTATCCATCCGCGCGGTGCCCTGGATACGGACGCCGGTGCCGAGGTTCAGCCCGGTCGCGTATTTCGTCTCGGCAGTGCTCTGCGTGCCGGGCGTCGTGACGGTCTGGTAGGCGAGCGTCTCGAACGCGGCGCGATCCTTCTTGAACCCCGTCGTGTTCACGTTGGCGAGATTGTTCGAGATGACGCGCATGCGCATGTCCTGGGCGTCGAGCCCGGTGCGCGCGATATGCATGGCTGCGGATGACATCGGTCTGTTTCCTCTAGCTCGGCAGGCGCATCAGCGATGCACCGCTTTCGTCGATTTCCTTGGCGGATTTCATCATGTTGGCCTGGACTTCGTAGCTGCGCTGGTTCTCGATCATGTCGACCAGCGCCTGAGTCATGTTGACGTTGGATCCCTCGACCGCGCCGCCCTGGACCCTGGCATCCAGGTCCTCGGGCAGCGCCCCCCCGCCGCGGACGCGCAGCAAATTGTCGAGGCCCTTGACCGTGTCCGAGCCCTTGGTGTCGGCGAGCTTGAGCTTGTCGATCACCTGCGGCGCGTTGGCGTCGCCACCCTGCGGCACGATCGAGATGGTCCCATCGGCGGCGATCGTCAGCGACTGGTAGGGCGGCAAGGTGATCGGCCCCCCCGAGCCGATCACCGGATGCCCGTCGCCAGTCTGCAACACGCCCGATGGCGCCACTTCCAGATCACCGCGGCGGGTATAGGCCTCGGAGCCATCCGACGCCTGCACCGCCAGCCAGGCCGTGGTGCCGGTAATCGCGACGTCGAGCGGACGCCCGGTCAGCTGGATCGCGCCGGGCGACCGATCGGCATCGGTCACCTCCTCCGAGGTCGGCGCGCGCGCCTCGATCGTGGTGCCATCACCCTTCAGGTTCAGCCGGTCGAACACCACGCGATCGGCGCGGAATCCGGTGGTCGACGCGTTCGCCATGTTGTTGGCGATCGCCGCCTGCGCCGCCATGTGCGCGCGCAGGCCCGTCGCCGCGGTGTAGACCAGCTTGTCCATTCAGGGTCCCCTGCTCGCCTGCGCTTAGCTGCGGATGTTGAAGATGGTTTCGGAGATCTGGTTGGCGGTATCGAGCGCCTTCGAGTTCGCCTGGAAATTGCGCTGTGCCGCGATCAGGTTGACCAGCTCCTCGGTGATATCGACGTTCGATCCCTCGATCGTTCCGGACATCAGCTTGCCGAAGCCGTTGGTGTCCGCCGAACCGAGCTTGGCCTCGCCCGAGATGCCGGTCGACGACCAATAGCTGCTGCCCAGCTGGCGCAGACCCTCGGGATTGGAGAAGTTGGCGAGCATCACCTGCCCCAGCACCTGCGTGTCGCCGTTCGAGAAGCTGGCGTTGACCATGCCCTTCTCGTCGACGGCGACGCCCTGGATCTGGCCGACCGCCTTGCCGTCCTGCGACCGCGAGGCGACGTTGAACGCGCTCGACACTTGCGTCGTACCGGCACCCAGGGTGAAGTCGATCTGCTGCGGATCGGTCGAGTTCGCAGTGGTGAACTCGTCATATTTGATGGTCGCAGCGGGCGCGGTCATCTTGCCCGTCGCGTCGAACGTCATCGCCGTGCCCTTGGCACCCGCGGTCGTCAGTTCCTTGTCGCCGACGAAGCTGTGGACTTCCCAGCCGCTGGTCGCGTTGGCGTCGGTCGGGGCTGAGATGCGCTTGAAATAATTGGTCAGCGTCATCGCGTTGCCCGACACATCATAGACGGTGGTCTGCGCGGACTGGTTGTAGCTCGACGGATCGAACCGGTCGAACGTCGCCGTCGGCGGGACCGCCGAGTTCGCGTTGAGGTTCAGCGTCATCGTGACCGCCCTGGTCGGCACCGGCGTACCGCTCGTCTCGGGCAGGCGCAGGCTCAGCGCGGAATCGACGCCGGTCGCCACGACCGTGCCCGAGCCGTCGACCGGGAACACCTGCAGGTGCGACCCCTGCGAATCGACCACGTAGCGGTTCGAATCGACCAGGAAGCCGCCGTTGCGCGTGTAGTTCACGGTCGCCGATTCCGCGTTCGGCTTGACCGCGAAGAAGCCGTCGCCCGACACCGCGAGATCGAGGCTGTTCGACGACTGGATCAAATTCCCTTGCGAGAATTGCTGGCGGTTGGCCTTCACGACCGTACCCGAGCCGATCTGCTGCGACGGCGCCTGCGACACGCTCGACGCGATCACGTCGGCGAATTCGGTGCGGCTCTTCTTGAAGCCGTTGGTCGCAACGTTCGCGAGGTTGTGCGAGATCGTCGACATCTCGGTCTGAGACGCCTGCAGCCCGGAGAGCGAAGTGTAGAAGGACATGGCGGTTTAGCTCCTGGAAACTCTGGGTTCAGCCGATCTGGCGGACGGCGGTGGCGGGGATTTCGCCGAGGCCGGGAAGCGTGAGGATGGCGGCGCCGGTGGTGGTCGACACCGACTGGACCGGCGCCCAGACCAGGCCCGTCGCGGCGACCGTGGTGCCGGTGTTCTGCGCGGCGACCGCGACGGTGAACGGGCCGCTGCCGGCGTCCGCACCCGCGCTGTCCTTGCCGTCCCAGTCGTAGCCGATCGTGCCCTTGGCCTGCTTGCCGAGCGACATGGTCTTCAGGACCGCGCCGTTCGCATCGCTGATCGTGACGTTGACGTCGGTCGCGGCGCCGGCCAGCTCGACCGACCCGGCGATGCCACCGGCCGCGCGACCATAGGCAACGCTGCCCGCGGTCAGGACGGTCTTGCCGACATAGCCCATCGCTTCGCTGGTGCTGGTGACGCCGAGCTTGTCGGCGATCGCCTTCATCGTCGTGTTCATCTCGGAGATGCCCGAGGTGGTCGAGATCTGCGCCATCTGCGCGACCATCTGGGTGTTATCGACCGGGTTGAACGGGTCCTGGTTCTGCATCTGCGCGGTCATCAGCTTCAGGAAGTCGGACTGGCCGAGCGCGCTGGACGACTTGGTCGTGGTTGCCGCGGCGGCCGACGAGGAGCGCGTGATGCCGAGGTTGGACAGCGTGGTATCGAAGGAGGTTGCCATGATCAGCGGCCTAGCTTGAGGGTATCGATGATGAGCGACTTGGCCGTGTTCATCACTTCGATGTTGTTCTGGTAGCTGCGCGCGGTCTCCATCATGTCGACCAACTCGCGGGTTTCATCGACCGCCGCCTCGAAGATGTTGCCATCCTTGTCGGCCATCGGATTGTCGGGATCGTAGCGCTTGGTCGGCGCATCGCCTGCAGTGACGACGCGCTCGACATCGACCGTCGACATGCCGCTCAGCCTGTCGAAGCTGGTGCGGAACACCGGCTTCATCGTCTTGTACGCGGTCTCCGCGGACCCGGTCGTGCCGCCGGCATTGGCGAGGTTCGACGCGGTCGTATTCATCCGGACGAGCTGCGCGGACATCGCGCGCCCTGCCACCTGGAAGATCGTCATGGGCTGATTGGACATCTTATTCCCCCTTCAGCGCGCGCGTGATCTGGCCGATCCGCCCGTTCAGGAACGACAGCGTCGTCTGATACTGGACGGCGTTTTCGGCGAAGGCGGTCTGCTCCTGGCTCAGCTCGACGGTGTTGCCGTCCATCGAGGTCTGCGTCGGGATACGGTATTTGGTTGCAGCGCTGGTGCTGCCATCATTCTCGACCGACGCGAGCGCGGCCTGGAAATCGATGTCGCGCGCCTTGAAGCCGGGCGTCGAGGCGTTGGCGATGTTCGACGCCAGCACACCCATGCGCTGCGAGCGCACCTCGAGTGCTGCCCCATGAACCCCGAAAAGCGTGTCGCCTGACACAAGCCCGTCTCCTGGCGCACCCATTGCGCAACCGGACATAAGCAATGGCCGTGCCAGTTTGCGCGGCAAGGGCGGGGGATGGTGGTTTGCCGGGCGGCGGCAGGTGGGCGGCAAGGCGAACGGCAAGCGATTGCCGGTGCGGCAGGGGTGAGCGGCAATCGGGCTGCCGGTTGGCTGGGTCAGGGTGGCAAACCGGATTGGGGGCCCTCACTGCCACGATGTGTCCTCGCGAAGGCGAGGACCCAGACTGGGCTCCCGCCTTCGCGGGAGAACATGGAGGCGAGGGTATCGCTCACTCACCGCCACCACCCCGGCGGAGGCCGGGGTCCAGTTGGAGAGGTTACAGTGACGACGCGCACCCTCGGTAAGCAACGTTTCCCAACTGGGGCCCGGCCCCCGCCGGGGAGGTGCGTTTGTAGAGGGATTGAGAGCTCCCACCACTCCGTCACCCCGGATCTGTTCCGGGGTCCACCGTTCCGCAACCTCGACACCGTTGAGTACGTGGCACGGTGGATACCGGAACAGGTTGGGCATGACGGGGCGCCCAACAAACCAATATGGCCCGTCCCTTGCATCACCCCACGCACATGATAACGCTCGCCCAATTCCTCGACCCCGCAGCGCTCGCCATCGTCGGTGGGGGTACGGCGCTCGCTGTCGTCCTCCGTACCCCGTTCCGCGATCTCGGCCGTGCGCTCGCGGCCGTCACCACGCTCGGCCGCGGCCGGTTCGACGCCGACCCGCTGCTCCTCCAGATCACCGCCCTCGCCCGCATCGCCAAGCGCCACGGCGTGATGGCGCTCGACCGCTCGGTCATCACCGATGCGGACGTCGCCGCCGGGATCGCCGCGATCGTCGACGGGGCCTCGGCAACGGACGTCGCCACGCTCGTCCAGCACCGCCGTCGCGCTCGCATAGAGCGTCACGTCGCCGCCGCCGACGTCTGGGCGAGTGCCGCCGAGATCGCACCGGCGATGGGCATGGTCGGCACGCTGATCGGCCTCGCGCAGATGTTCGCGACGATGAGCGATCCCGGCGCGATCGGCGGTGCGATGGCGGTGGCGTTGCTCGCAACGCTCTATAGTGCGCTGCTCGCGAACCTGCTTTTCATGCCGATCGCCAACCGCCTGCGCACGCAAGGGCGCAACGAAGCCTTCGAGCGCGCGCGGATCGAAGCCCCGATCGTGGCGCTCGCAGAACGCGAGACGCCGCGCGGTTATGTCGCGCCGGTTTCGCCACCGACGCTGGCAACCGTCGCGTGAACGCCAGCGAATATCCCGACGCGCCGACCGGCAAGCCACTTTGGCTCATCACGCTCGCCGACCTCGCCTTACTGCTGGTCGGCTTCCTCGTGCTCCTCCAG from Sphingomonas sp. HMP9 encodes:
- a CDS encoding flagellar basal body P-ring protein FlgI; this translates as MRTAGWVVLALVSLLIAAPASADRIKDLGGFQGIRSNQLTGYGIVVGLPGTGDDNLEYTVQSLKAVVSRFGLQLPPNANPGMKNAAVVMITAELPPFAKPGQRLDITVASMGKAKSLRGGSLIMTPLLGADNQIYAMAQGNLAVGGLGAEGADGSKIVVNVPSTGRIPEGATVERAVATGFDSAPTLTFNLVRADFTTAQNVAGAINSKLGFGSAQAIDAVSVAVRAPIGADIRATLMSTIENLDVVSAEPSAKVIVNARTGTVVINSAVRVGPAAITHGKMTVRIDEKPQVSQPAPFSGGQTVVTPNSAVAVEEERRPMFLLAPGPKLADIVKAVNAIGASPADLVAILEALKEAGALKAELIVL
- a CDS encoding flagellar basal body L-ring protein FlgH, producing the protein MRTAQIAAIAGTLVIAGLGASSAEASLFGKKAPPEDFSVARPLPVQPVPVVATGSIFQAQDGYAALYEGWRARKVGDPLTIVLVERTAASKSSGSKLDSNGSGSITPPTTGALNLFGRTDATISGGRTFNGTGAADQANSLSGEVSVTVAAVYPNGTMLVQGQKRVTLNRGDEFLKIKGLVRTADVDRDNRVLSTRVADAQISYTGKGDVARAGRQGWLGRFFSVVSPF
- a CDS encoding flagellar basal body rod protein FlgB produces the protein MGVLASNIANASTPGFKARDIDFQAALASVENDGSTSAATKYRIPTQTSMDGNTVELSQEQTAFAENAVQYQTTLSFLNGRIGQITRALKGE
- a CDS encoding motility protein A; the protein is MITLAQFLDPAALAIVGGGTALAVVLRTPFRDLGRALAAVTTLGRGRFDADPLLLQITALARIAKRHGVMALDRSVITDADVAAGIAAIVDGASATDVATLVQHRRRARIERHVAAADVWASAAEIAPAMGMVGTLIGLAQMFATMSDPGAIGGAMAVALLATLYSALLANLLFMPIANRLRTQGRNEAFERARIEAPIVALAERETPRGYVAPVSPPTLATVA
- a CDS encoding flagellar hook protein FlgE → MSFYTSLSGLQASQTEMSTISHNLANVATNGFKKSRTEFADVIASSVSQAPSQQIGSGTVVKANRQQFSQGNLIQSSNSLDLAVSGDGFFAVKPNAESATVNYTRNGGFLVDSNRYVVDSQGSHLQVFPVDGSGTVVATGVDSALSLRLPETSGTPVPTRAVTMTLNLNANSAVPPTATFDRFDPSSYNQSAQTTVYDVSGNAMTLTNYFKRISAPTDANATSGWEVHSFVGDKELTTAGAKGTAMTFDATGKMTAPAATIKYDEFTTANSTDPQQIDFTLGAGTTQVSSAFNVASRSQDGKAVGQIQGVAVDEKGMVNASFSNGDTQVLGQVMLANFSNPEGLRQLGSSYWSSTGISGEAKLGSADTNGFGKLMSGTIEGSNVDITEELVNLIAAQRNFQANSKALDTANQISETIFNIRS
- the flgG gene encoding flagellar basal-body rod protein FlgG, which produces MSSAAMHIARTGLDAQDMRMRVISNNLANVNTTGFKKDRAAFETLAYQTVTTPGTQSTAETKYATGLNLGTGVRIQGTARMDTQGAMQTTGNSLDLALDGDGYFQVQMPGGTLGYTRAGNFSRSAEGLLVTSEGYQVQPGITVPEGTTGITIGRDGTVSATVPGQTEASQIGQIQVASFPNGAGLQATGDNYLVETAASGAANVGIAGQDGRGGIKQGMLEASNVNVVEELVDMIETQRAYEVNSKMISATDDMLKYVNQNL
- the flgF gene encoding flagellar basal-body rod protein FlgF produces the protein MDKLVYTAATGLRAHMAAQAAIANNMANASTTGFRADRVVFDRLNLKGDGTTIEARAPTSEEVTDADRSPGAIQLTGRPLDVAITGTTAWLAVQASDGSEAYTRRGDLEVAPSGVLQTGDGHPVIGSGGPITLPPYQSLTIAADGTISIVPQGGDANAPQVIDKLKLADTKGSDTVKGLDNLLRVRGGGALPEDLDARVQGGAVEGSNVNMTQALVDMIENQRSYEVQANMMKSAKEIDESGASLMRLPS
- a CDS encoding flagellar hook assembly protein FlgD; amino-acid sequence: MATSFDTTLSNLGITRSSSAAAATTTKSSSALGQSDFLKLMTAQMQNQDPFNPVDNTQMVAQMAQISTTSGISEMNTTMKAIADKLGVTSTSEAMGYVGKTVLTAGSVAYGRAAGGIAGSVELAGAATDVNVTISDANGAVLKTMSLGKQAKGTIGYDWDGKDSAGADAGSGPFTVAVAAQNTGTTVAATGLVWAPVQSVSTTTGAAILTLPGLGEIPATAVRQIG
- the flgC gene encoding flagellar basal body rod protein FlgC; amino-acid sequence: MSNQPMTIFQVAGRAMSAQLVRMNTTASNLANAGGTTGSAETAYKTMKPVFRTSFDRLSGMSTVDVERVVTAGDAPTKRYDPDNPMADKDGNIFEAAVDETRELVDMMETARSYQNNIEVMNTAKSLIIDTLKLGR